A region from the Thauera humireducens genome encodes:
- a CDS encoding ROK family protein — MRIGVDLGGTKIELVALDEDGGERFRRRVPTPQGDYQATLRAIVGLVQDAERAIGRRASVGIGTPGSLSPVTGLIRNANSTCLNGQPLQQDLEALLQRPLRLANDANCLAMSEATDGAGTGAEVVFAVILGTGVGGGLVVRGGLVSGANAIAGEWGHNPLPLPGQDDLPLPACYCGRAGCIETYLSGPGMAAEHQRRYGDRLDAAAIVAGAARGDIACETTLQRYEQRLARALASVINLLDPDVIVLGGGLSHIERLYANVPRLWKYAVFSDHVATRLLPARHGDASGVRGAAWLWPACSDGPAPAR, encoded by the coding sequence ATGCGCATCGGCGTCGACCTGGGTGGCACCAAGATCGAGCTGGTCGCGCTCGACGAGGACGGTGGCGAGCGCTTCCGCCGCCGCGTGCCGACGCCGCAAGGTGACTACCAGGCCACGCTGCGGGCGATCGTGGGCCTGGTTCAGGACGCCGAGCGCGCCATCGGCCGCAGGGCCAGCGTCGGCATCGGCACGCCCGGCTCGCTGTCGCCGGTCACCGGCCTGATCCGCAACGCCAACTCCACCTGCCTCAACGGCCAGCCGCTGCAGCAGGATCTGGAGGCGCTGCTGCAGCGGCCGCTGCGCCTGGCGAACGACGCCAACTGCCTCGCGATGTCCGAAGCCACGGATGGCGCCGGCACGGGCGCGGAGGTGGTGTTCGCCGTGATCCTCGGCACCGGCGTCGGTGGCGGCCTCGTCGTGCGCGGCGGGCTGGTCAGCGGTGCCAACGCCATCGCCGGCGAATGGGGCCACAACCCGCTGCCGCTGCCCGGTCAGGACGACCTGCCCCTGCCCGCCTGCTATTGCGGCCGTGCCGGCTGCATCGAGACCTACCTGTCCGGGCCGGGCATGGCGGCCGAGCACCAGCGGCGCTACGGCGATCGGCTCGACGCGGCGGCAATCGTCGCGGGCGCGGCGCGGGGCGACATCGCCTGCGAAACCACGCTGCAACGTTATGAACAGCGCCTCGCGCGCGCGCTGGCCAGCGTCATCAACCTGCTCGACCCGGACGTGATCGTGCTCGGTGGCGGGCTGTCGCACATCGAGCGCCTGTACGCCAATGTGCCGCGGCTGTGGAAGTACGCCGTGTTCTCGGACCACGTCGCCACCCGCCTGCTGCCGGCGCGCCACGGCGACGCGTCCGGCGTGCGCGGCGCGGCCTGGCTGTGGCCGGCCTGCAGCGACGGCCCGGCGCCGGCCCGCTAG
- the can gene encoding carbonate dehydratase, whose translation MAQTIEHLFANNKAWSERMHAEDPEFFARLVKQQSPEYLWIGCSDSRVPANQIIGLAPGEVFVHRNIANVVVHTDLNALSVIHYAVEMLRVKHILVVGHYGCGGVKAALNDNRTGLTDNWLRHVQDVRDRHEERLAQIDDPNARLDRMCELNAIHQVVNVCQTSVLREAWQRGQGVTVHAWCYSLDDGLVRNLGVSARSREEAMELYRGAVERIA comes from the coding sequence ATGGCCCAGACCATCGAACACCTCTTCGCCAACAACAAGGCCTGGTCCGAACGCATGCATGCCGAGGACCCCGAGTTCTTCGCCCGCCTGGTCAAGCAGCAGTCGCCCGAGTACCTGTGGATCGGCTGCTCGGACAGCCGCGTGCCGGCCAACCAGATCATCGGCCTGGCGCCGGGCGAAGTCTTCGTCCATCGCAACATCGCCAACGTCGTCGTGCATACCGACCTCAACGCGCTGTCGGTGATCCACTACGCGGTCGAGATGCTGCGCGTGAAACACATCCTGGTCGTGGGCCATTACGGCTGCGGCGGGGTCAAGGCCGCCCTCAACGACAACCGCACCGGCCTCACCGACAACTGGCTGCGCCACGTGCAGGACGTGCGCGACCGCCACGAGGAGCGCCTCGCGCAGATCGACGACCCCAATGCCCGCCTGGACCGGATGTGCGAACTCAACGCCATCCATCAGGTGGTCAATGTGTGCCAGACCTCGGTGTTGCGCGAAGCCTGGCAGCGCGGCCAGGGCGTCACGGTGCACGCCTGGTGCTACAGCCTCGACGACGGGCTGGTCCGCAACCTCGGGGTCAGCGCCCGCAGCCGCGAGGAGGCGATGGAGCTCTATCGCGGCGCGGTCGAGCGCATCGCCTGA
- a CDS encoding uracil-DNA glycosylase family protein — MTDTHPTATTLIDAARTLSDAVDAMRFAPPVTHVYNPLDYAWDVHRRYLERFGAGRKRVVFVGMNPGPFGMAQIGVPFGEIASARDWLGLEGPVGQPRETNPKRPVEGFACPRSEVSGQRLWGLFRARFGTPAAFFAEHFVANYCPLAFFEGGRNLTPDKLPAIEQRPLLEACDAHLRTLIATLQPDWVVGIGNWAEKRATEALGDTAQVRFGRILHPSPASPAANRGWAEAATRQLVGLGIWPEVSAGA; from the coding sequence ATGACCGACACCCACCCGACCGCCACCACCCTGATCGACGCCGCCCGTACGCTTTCCGATGCGGTCGATGCGATGCGTTTCGCGCCGCCGGTCACCCACGTGTACAACCCGCTCGACTACGCCTGGGACGTGCATCGTCGCTATCTCGAGCGCTTCGGCGCAGGGCGCAAGCGCGTGGTCTTCGTCGGCATGAATCCCGGCCCCTTCGGCATGGCGCAGATCGGCGTGCCCTTCGGCGAGATCGCCAGTGCGCGCGACTGGCTCGGGCTGGAAGGACCGGTCGGCCAACCGCGCGAAACCAACCCCAAGCGCCCCGTCGAAGGCTTCGCCTGCCCCCGCTCCGAGGTCAGCGGCCAGCGCCTGTGGGGCTTGTTCCGCGCGCGATTCGGTACGCCAGCGGCCTTCTTCGCCGAGCACTTCGTCGCCAACTACTGCCCGCTCGCCTTCTTCGAGGGCGGCCGCAACCTCACGCCGGACAAGCTGCCGGCGATCGAGCAGCGCCCGTTGCTTGAAGCCTGCGACGCCCACCTGCGCACCCTGATCGCCACCCTGCAACCCGACTGGGTGGTCGGCATCGGCAACTGGGCCGAAAAGCGCGCGACGGAGGCCCTGGGCGACACCGCCCAAGTGAGGTTCGGTCGCATCCTGCATCCCAGTCCGGCCAGCCCGGCCGCCAACCGCGGTTGGGCAGAGGCGGCGACACGGCAGCTGGTCGGGCTGGGCATCTGGCCCGAGGTGTCCGCCGGCGCCTGA
- a CDS encoding AzlD domain-containing protein yields the protein MSATTLVLLLVFVGVLTFLYRYAMIGVFASRSLPGWLHALCRHIAPASFAALTASALFVSAGEVQFAFDTPRPWAALVAVTVAWRTRNVLATIGAGMAALYLLKRLF from the coding sequence ATGAGCGCCACCACCCTGGTCCTGCTGCTGGTGTTCGTCGGCGTGCTGACCTTCCTCTACCGCTACGCGATGATCGGCGTCTTCGCCAGCCGCAGCCTGCCCGGCTGGCTGCATGCGCTGTGCCGCCACATCGCCCCCGCCAGCTTCGCCGCGCTGACCGCCAGTGCCTTGTTCGTCAGCGCTGGAGAAGTGCAGTTTGCCTTCGACACCCCTCGCCCATGGGCGGCGCTGGTCGCCGTGACCGTCGCCTGGCGCACGCGCAACGTGCTGGCAACCATTGGCGCCGGCATGGCGGCGCTGTACCTGCTGAAGCGCCTGTTCTGA
- a CDS encoding AzlC family ABC transporter permease — protein sequence MAGAGMSAGGEFLAGCRDEAPLLLGVAPFGMIYGIAALSAGVPAWLAQLASAVVFAGAAQLVIVQMLAAGAGALPIALTSGLLNLRHVLYSASMAEYVRHLPRRWRLLLAYLLTDEAYAVAVLRYQRRDHSEPPAPASDLRHWYFLGAGFTLWAGWQLSTAAGLLFGATIPAAWELDFAVPLTFIALLTLLLRERAGQAAALVAGLGALAFAALPYKLGLVAAILLGLLAGVWTVRRLERAR from the coding sequence ATGGCCGGGGCCGGCATGAGCGCGGGCGGCGAGTTCCTCGCCGGCTGCCGCGACGAGGCACCGCTGCTCCTCGGCGTGGCCCCCTTCGGCATGATCTACGGCATCGCCGCGCTATCTGCCGGCGTGCCGGCCTGGCTGGCGCAACTGGCCTCTGCCGTGGTCTTCGCCGGAGCCGCGCAGCTGGTCATCGTGCAGATGCTGGCCGCGGGCGCAGGCGCCCTGCCGATCGCACTCACCTCCGGCCTGCTCAATCTGCGCCACGTGCTGTACAGCGCGTCGATGGCCGAATACGTGCGCCACCTGCCACGACGCTGGCGCCTGCTGCTGGCCTACCTGCTGACCGACGAGGCCTACGCGGTTGCCGTGCTGCGTTATCAGCGGCGCGACCACAGCGAACCCCCTGCCCCCGCGTCGGACCTGCGCCACTGGTACTTCTTGGGCGCGGGCTTCACGCTGTGGGCGGGCTGGCAGCTGTCCACCGCGGCCGGCCTGCTGTTCGGCGCGACGATCCCGGCCGCATGGGAGCTCGATTTCGCCGTGCCGCTGACCTTCATCGCGCTCCTGACCCTGCTGCTGCGCGAGCGTGCGGGCCAGGCTGCGGCGCTGGTCGCCGGCCTCGGCGCCCTGGCCTTCGCCGCCCTGCCCTACAAGCTCGGGCTGGTCGCGGCGATCCTGCTCGGGCTGCTGGCCGGCGTATGGACGGTACGCCGCCTGGAGCGCGCACGATGA
- a CDS encoding AmpG family muropeptide MFS transporter, translating into MPASLSPALARAWRLSAILVLGFASGLPLALTGQAMQAWLTVDGVDLATIGFFGLVGVPYTFKFLWAPLMDRFEPPWLGRRRGWLALTQLALAVLLWWMASLSPTATPGLFAAAAVLVAFLSASQDVVVDAYRTDLLPEAERGLGASVHVFAYRLAMILSGGIALIWAGQWASWPRVYETMALIMLACGVASLLALPRVSAALKPLDSDPKRELVGFAAMLAGVAAGYWIARQALILIGLNPDDTNRWIQLLFVLAEIALALPLAWWAARRAGFETLNRSLSSYFAQQGAAAFLALIILYKLGDAFAGSLTTPFLIKGMGFSQEEVGIANKVIGIWLTILGAFIGGLIMTRLALYRSLLLFGVLQLVSNFGFYLLAQLGKGAWGAVMMPAFDWGFVSLDAPAALDLLLLTVIAGENISGGMGTVAFVALLMGLCNQHFTATHYAMLSAFAAVGRIYVSPLSGVLSQSIGWPAFFIFSIIVAIPGVVMVWWLREALGRLGRPQTDGAVDD; encoded by the coding sequence TTGCCTGCCTCCCTGTCTCCCGCCCTTGCGCGCGCCTGGCGCCTGTCCGCCATTCTGGTGCTCGGCTTCGCCTCCGGCCTGCCGCTGGCGCTGACCGGCCAGGCGATGCAGGCGTGGCTGACGGTGGACGGCGTGGATCTGGCGACCATCGGCTTCTTCGGCCTCGTCGGCGTGCCCTACACCTTCAAGTTCCTGTGGGCGCCGCTGATGGACCGCTTCGAGCCGCCCTGGCTCGGTCGTCGCCGCGGCTGGCTGGCGCTGACCCAGCTGGCGCTGGCGGTGCTGCTATGGTGGATGGCGAGCCTGTCGCCCACCGCGACGCCGGGCCTGTTCGCCGCCGCCGCGGTGCTGGTGGCCTTCCTGTCGGCCTCGCAGGACGTGGTGGTCGACGCCTACCGCACCGACCTGCTGCCCGAAGCCGAGCGCGGCCTGGGCGCCTCGGTGCACGTCTTCGCCTACCGCCTGGCGATGATCCTGTCCGGCGGCATCGCGCTGATCTGGGCCGGGCAATGGGCATCGTGGCCGCGGGTTTACGAAACGATGGCGCTGATCATGCTCGCCTGCGGCGTGGCCTCGCTGCTGGCGCTGCCGCGCGTGTCGGCCGCGTTGAAGCCGCTCGATTCCGACCCGAAGCGCGAGCTGGTCGGTTTTGCCGCGATGCTCGCCGGCGTGGCCGCCGGCTACTGGATCGCGCGCCAGGCGCTGATCCTGATCGGGCTGAACCCCGACGACACGAATCGCTGGATCCAGCTGCTGTTCGTCCTCGCCGAGATCGCGCTCGCCCTGCCGCTGGCGTGGTGGGCGGCGCGGCGCGCCGGCTTCGAGACGCTCAACCGCTCGCTGTCGAGCTACTTCGCGCAGCAGGGCGCGGCCGCCTTCCTCGCGCTGATCATCCTCTACAAGCTCGGTGACGCCTTCGCCGGCAGCCTGACCACGCCCTTCCTGATCAAGGGCATGGGTTTTTCGCAGGAAGAGGTCGGCATCGCCAACAAGGTCATCGGCATCTGGCTCACCATCCTCGGCGCCTTCATCGGCGGGCTGATCATGACGCGGCTGGCGCTGTACCGCTCGCTGCTGCTGTTCGGCGTGCTGCAGCTGGTGTCGAACTTCGGCTTCTACCTGCTCGCCCAGCTCGGCAAGGGTGCCTGGGGCGCGGTGATGATGCCGGCCTTCGACTGGGGCTTCGTGTCGCTGGATGCGCCGGCGGCGCTCGACCTGCTGCTGCTCACCGTGATCGCCGGCGAGAACATCAGCGGCGGCATGGGCACGGTGGCCTTCGTTGCACTGCTGATGGGGCTGTGCAACCAGCACTTCACCGCCACCCACTACGCCATGCTCTCGGCCTTCGCCGCGGTGGGGCGGATCTACGTCAGCCCGCTGTCGGGCGTGCTGTCGCAGAGCATCGGCTGGCCGGCATTCTTCATCTTCTCGATCATCGTCGCGATACCCGGCGTGGTCATGGTGTGGTGGCTGCGCGAGGCGCTCGGCCGCCTGGGCCGGCCGCAGACCGACGGCGCGGTGGACGACTGA
- the metW gene encoding methionine biosynthesis protein MetW translates to MTSYRYDYEVITQWIEPGEKVLDLGCGDGDLLKHLMQVRQVHGYGVENDPDKLLASVKNGVNVIQMDLEKGLVGLEDGFFDHVIMSLSLQAMHNTQGILHEMLRVGREAVVSFPNFGYWRHRQSILNGRMPVSESLPHQWFNTPNVRFFTIADFDALCEMNGIAVRERLAFDEGKLVLEEPNFLASVAVYRLGRG, encoded by the coding sequence ATGACCTCCTACCGCTACGACTATGAAGTGATCACCCAGTGGATCGAGCCCGGCGAGAAGGTGCTCGACCTCGGCTGCGGCGATGGCGACCTGCTCAAGCACCTGATGCAGGTACGCCAGGTGCACGGCTACGGCGTCGAGAACGACCCCGACAAGCTGCTGGCAAGCGTGAAGAACGGCGTCAACGTGATCCAGATGGACCTGGAAAAGGGCCTGGTGGGGCTGGAGGACGGCTTCTTCGACCACGTCATCATGAGCCTGTCGCTGCAGGCCATGCACAACACCCAGGGCATCCTGCACGAGATGCTGCGCGTGGGCCGCGAGGCCGTGGTGAGCTTCCCGAACTTCGGTTACTGGCGCCACCGCCAGAGCATCCTCAACGGCCGCATGCCGGTGTCGGAAAGCCTGCCGCACCAGTGGTTCAACACCCCCAACGTGCGCTTCTTCACCATCGCCGACTTCGACGCACTGTGCGAGATGAACGGCATCGCGGTGCGAGAGCGCCTGGCTTTCGACGAGGGCAAGCTGGTGCTCGAGGAGCCGAACTTTCTCGCCAGCGTGGCGGTGTACCGCCTGGGACGCGGCTGA
- the metX gene encoding homoserine O-succinyltransferase MetX, whose translation MIQPQSVGVVTPQRAEFTEPLALRGGGTLDHYHLVYETYGTLNADRSNAVLVCHALSGSHHVAGTYADAPHNVGWWDNLVGPGKPLDTRKFFVIGVNNLGGCYGSSGPNQMNPATGRLWGADFPFVTVEDWVESQARLADQLGIRRFAAVVGGSLGGMQALSWALQFPERVGHVAVIAAAPKLTAQNIAFNEVARQAILTDPEFHGGHFYEHGVVPARGLKLARMVGHITYLSDDAMAEKFGRSLRHGRNTYSYDVEFEIESYLRYQGDKFAGYFDANTYLLTTKALDYFDPAFEYGGNLPAALARASADFLVVSFTTDWRFSPERSREIVYALLHNKRRVSYAEIDCPAGHDSFLLDETRYHALLSAWFDRIEA comes from the coding sequence ATGATCCAACCCCAATCGGTCGGTGTGGTCACCCCGCAACGCGCCGAGTTCACCGAGCCGCTGGCCCTGCGCGGCGGCGGCACGCTGGACCACTACCACCTCGTCTACGAGACCTACGGCACGCTCAACGCCGATCGCAGCAATGCGGTGCTGGTGTGTCACGCGCTGTCGGGCTCGCACCACGTTGCCGGCACCTATGCCGACGCGCCGCACAACGTCGGCTGGTGGGACAACCTGGTCGGTCCGGGCAAGCCGCTGGATACGCGCAAGTTCTTCGTCATCGGCGTCAACAACCTCGGCGGCTGCTACGGTTCGTCCGGTCCCAACCAGATGAACCCGGCCACCGGCAGGCTATGGGGCGCAGACTTTCCCTTCGTCACCGTCGAGGACTGGGTCGAATCGCAGGCCCGCCTCGCGGACCAGCTCGGCATCCGGCGCTTCGCCGCCGTGGTCGGCGGCAGCCTGGGCGGCATGCAGGCACTGTCATGGGCGCTGCAGTTTCCCGAGCGCGTCGGCCACGTCGCGGTGATCGCCGCGGCGCCCAAGCTCACCGCACAGAACATCGCCTTCAACGAAGTGGCGCGACAGGCCATCCTGACCGACCCCGAATTCCACGGCGGACACTTCTACGAGCACGGCGTGGTTCCGGCGCGCGGGCTCAAGCTGGCGCGCATGGTGGGCCACATCACCTACCTGTCCGACGACGCGATGGCGGAGAAATTCGGCCGCAGCCTGCGCCACGGCCGCAACACCTACAGCTATGACGTCGAGTTCGAGATCGAGTCCTACCTGCGCTACCAGGGCGACAAGTTCGCCGGCTACTTCGACGCCAACACCTACCTGCTGACGACCAAGGCACTGGACTACTTCGACCCTGCCTTCGAATACGGCGGCAACCTGCCCGCCGCGCTCGCCCGCGCCAGCGCCGACTTCCTGGTGGTGTCCTTCACCACCGACTGGCGCTTCTCGCCCGAGCGTTCGCGCGAGATCGTCTATGCGCTGCTACACAACAAGCGCAGGGTCAGCTACGCCGAGATCGACTGTCCGGCCGGCCACGACTCCTTCCTGCTCGACGAAACGCGCTACCACGCGCTGCTGTCGGCCTGGTTCGACCGCATCGAGGCATGA
- the thiS gene encoding sulfur carrier protein ThiS gives MIQVIVNGQPESLAPGITVFGLLEARGLVGKRLAVERNGEIVPKARHAEVALTDGDRLEIVVAVGGG, from the coding sequence ATGATCCAGGTCATCGTCAACGGCCAGCCCGAATCGCTGGCGCCCGGTATCACCGTTTTCGGACTGCTCGAGGCCCGCGGCCTCGTCGGCAAGCGTCTGGCGGTCGAGCGTAACGGCGAGATCGTGCCGAAGGCGCGTCACGCCGAGGTCGCGCTGACCGACGGCGACCGGCTCGAGATCGTCGTCGCCGTCGGCGGCGGCTGA
- a CDS encoding thiazole synthase, which translates to MNDPLVIAGKSYNSRLLVGTGKYKDFAETREAIDASGAEIVTVAIRRTNIGQNPDEPNLLDVLPPEKFTILPNTAGCYTADDAVRTLRLARELLDGHALVKLEVLGDPKNLFPNMPETLKAAETLVRDGFDVMVYCADDPIQAKMLEDIGCCAIMPLASLIGSGMGILNPWNLRLIIDNAKVPVLVDAGVGTASDAAIAMELGCDGVLMNTAIAAAGKPVLMASAMRKAVEAGREAFLAGRMPRKFYSADPSSPTQGLIGS; encoded by the coding sequence ATGAACGACCCCCTGGTCATTGCCGGTAAGTCCTACAACTCGCGACTGCTCGTCGGCACCGGCAAGTACAAGGATTTCGCCGAGACGCGCGAAGCGATCGACGCCAGCGGCGCCGAGATCGTCACCGTCGCCATCCGCCGCACCAACATCGGCCAGAACCCGGACGAGCCCAACCTGCTCGACGTGCTGCCGCCGGAAAAATTCACCATCCTGCCCAACACCGCCGGCTGCTACACCGCCGACGACGCGGTGCGCACGCTGCGCCTGGCGCGCGAGCTGCTGGACGGGCATGCGCTGGTCAAGCTGGAAGTGCTGGGCGACCCCAAGAACCTGTTCCCCAACATGCCCGAGACGCTCAAGGCGGCCGAGACTCTGGTCAGGGACGGCTTCGACGTCATGGTCTACTGCGCCGACGATCCCATCCAGGCGAAGATGCTCGAGGACATCGGCTGCTGCGCGATCATGCCGCTGGCCTCGCTGATCGGCTCCGGCATGGGCATCCTGAACCCGTGGAACCTGCGCCTCATCATCGACAACGCCAAGGTGCCGGTGCTGGTCGACGCCGGCGTGGGCACCGCGTCGGATGCCGCGATCGCGATGGAGCTGGGTTGCGACGGCGTGCTGATGAACACCGCGATCGCCGCCGCCGGCAAGCCGGTGCTGATGGCGAGCGCGATGCGCAAGGCCGTCGAGGCCGGCCGTGAGGCCTTCCTCGCCGGGCGCATGCCGCGCAAGTTCTATTCGGCCGATCCGAGTTCGCCGACCCAGGGGCTGATCGGTTCATGA
- the trmB gene encoding tRNA (guanosine(46)-N7)-methyltransferase TrmB, whose product MSHANDTQRVQEPVAGVEIIGRDSPEHRFSSRSIRSFVLRQGRMSEAQQRYLDDMLPKVGIDYRVAPLDLDAAFGRKAPKILEIGFGMGETTARIAAAMPDHDFLGIEVHTPGVGALCKLIAEGDLGNLRIMQHDAVEVMRDMIADAALAGVHVFFPDPWRKKRHFKRRIIQSDFVALIAQKLAPGGYLHCATDWEDYAHWMLEVISAEPLLQNTADGFAPRPDYRPLTKFESRGLKLGHGVWDLVFRRRAD is encoded by the coding sequence ATGAGCCACGCCAACGACACGCAGCGCGTGCAGGAACCCGTCGCCGGGGTCGAGATCATCGGCCGCGACAGCCCGGAACACCGCTTCTCCAGCCGCAGCATCCGCAGCTTCGTGCTGCGCCAGGGCCGCATGTCCGAGGCGCAGCAGCGTTACCTGGACGACATGTTGCCGAAGGTCGGCATCGACTACCGTGTGGCGCCGCTCGACCTCGACGCAGCCTTCGGCCGCAAGGCGCCGAAGATCCTCGAGATCGGCTTCGGCATGGGCGAGACGACGGCGAGGATCGCCGCCGCGATGCCCGACCACGACTTCCTCGGCATCGAGGTCCACACGCCGGGTGTCGGCGCGCTGTGCAAGCTCATCGCCGAGGGCGATCTCGGCAACCTGCGGATCATGCAGCACGACGCGGTCGAGGTGATGCGCGACATGATCGCCGACGCTGCGCTGGCCGGCGTGCATGTCTTCTTCCCCGACCCCTGGCGCAAGAAGCGCCACTTCAAGCGTCGCATCATCCAGTCCGATTTCGTCGCGCTGATCGCGCAGAAACTCGCCCCCGGCGGCTACCTGCACTGCGCCACCGACTGGGAGGACTACGCGCACTGGATGCTCGAGGTCATCTCCGCCGAACCGCTGCTGCAGAACACCGCGGACGGTTTCGCGCCGCGCCCCGACTACCGGCCGCTGACCAAGTTCGAGAGCCGCGGCCTGAAGCTGGGCCACGGCGTGTGGGACCTGGTGTTCCGTCGTCGCGCGGACTGA
- the sppA gene encoding signal peptide peptidase SppA → MIRGLFRFLFATLRLFVRTLDFVVRGLFYAMLIFSVGMLVAFFFRPAPDIPEGAALLLRPTGSLVEQPVFERPLDLLAAGGAPAGQASLGDLLEAIRVAKDDARIKALVIETDELMAGGLSKLAELRQAIVDFKASGKPVLARGERFTQGQYYLATVADELHLSPDGFVLLHGLSRYGAYFKEALDALGVKVHVFRVGEYKSFSEPFTRNDMSEEDREASRDLLDGLWTMLRDDIAVARKLAPEAVEAHVQNYRDALAAAGGDAALAARSAGLVDRFSTRDEWRARLVERVGAHAGSGDARMVEIGEYLAVVRGARHAPAEKVAVLVAQGAIVDGREPAGVVGGDTFAELIRAAREDEQVKAVVVRIDSPGGSAWASEVVRRELELTRQAGKPVIASMSSVAASGGYWIAAGADEIWAAPSTLTGSIGIFAMFPEFSEPLRRLGIGVDGVATAPLAGALDPRRPLSPAAADAMQLGIEHGYRRFLDVVGKARDMSAAEVDAVARGRVWTGKAAHELGLVDQLGGLEAAVAAAAGRAGLSDYEVVWPTADESLQQRLLRKLTGFAEDLGIDAGFAARPSPLARLLAEVQAPAADLLRWNDPQHLYMHCLCEAP, encoded by the coding sequence TTGATCCGGGGTCTGTTCCGCTTCCTCTTCGCCACGCTGCGCCTGTTCGTGCGTACGCTGGACTTCGTCGTGCGCGGCCTGTTCTATGCCATGCTGATCTTCAGCGTCGGCATGCTCGTGGCCTTCTTCTTCCGCCCTGCGCCGGACATTCCAGAGGGGGCGGCGCTCTTGCTGCGCCCGACCGGCAGCCTTGTCGAACAGCCGGTGTTCGAGCGGCCGCTCGATCTGCTGGCGGCCGGCGGTGCGCCGGCGGGGCAGGCTTCGCTCGGCGACCTGCTCGAGGCGATCCGCGTGGCGAAGGACGATGCGCGCATCAAGGCCCTGGTCATCGAGACCGACGAGTTGATGGCTGGCGGCCTCTCCAAGCTCGCCGAACTGCGTCAGGCGATTGTCGACTTCAAGGCCTCCGGCAAGCCGGTGCTCGCGCGCGGCGAGCGCTTCACCCAGGGGCAGTACTACCTCGCCACGGTGGCGGACGAACTGCATCTGTCGCCGGACGGCTTCGTGCTGCTGCACGGCCTGTCGCGCTACGGCGCCTACTTCAAGGAGGCGCTCGACGCGCTGGGCGTGAAGGTGCATGTGTTCCGCGTCGGCGAATACAAGTCCTTCTCCGAGCCCTTCACCCGCAACGACATGTCGGAGGAGGACCGCGAGGCCTCGCGCGACCTGCTCGACGGACTATGGACGATGCTGCGCGACGACATCGCGGTCGCGCGCAAGCTTGCGCCGGAAGCGGTCGAAGCCCACGTGCAGAACTATCGCGACGCGCTTGCCGCGGCGGGCGGCGACGCCGCGCTGGCGGCACGCAGCGCCGGTCTGGTTGACCGCTTCAGCACCCGCGACGAGTGGCGGGCGCGGCTGGTCGAGCGCGTGGGCGCCCACGCGGGCAGCGGCGACGCGCGCATGGTCGAGATCGGCGAGTACCTGGCGGTGGTCCGCGGCGCACGCCACGCACCGGCGGAGAAGGTGGCCGTGCTGGTGGCGCAGGGTGCGATCGTCGACGGGCGCGAGCCGGCTGGCGTGGTGGGCGGCGACACCTTTGCCGAGCTGATCCGCGCGGCGCGCGAGGACGAGCAGGTCAAGGCGGTGGTGGTGCGCATCGACAGCCCGGGCGGCAGCGCCTGGGCGTCGGAAGTCGTCCGTCGCGAACTCGAGCTGACCCGCCAGGCGGGCAAGCCGGTGATCGCGTCGATGAGTTCGGTGGCGGCCTCGGGCGGTTACTGGATCGCGGCGGGCGCCGACGAGATCTGGGCCGCGCCCTCGACGCTGACCGGCTCGATCGGCATCTTCGCGATGTTCCCCGAGTTCTCGGAGCCGTTGCGCCGCCTGGGCATCGGCGTCGACGGCGTGGCGACCGCGCCGCTGGCCGGTGCGCTCGACCCGCGTCGTCCGCTCAGTCCGGCGGCGGCCGATGCGATGCAGCTCGGCATCGAGCACGGCTATCGCCGCTTCCTCGACGTCGTCGGCAAGGCGCGCGACATGAGCGCGGCCGAGGTCGATGCCGTCGCCCGCGGCCGGGTGTGGACCGGCAAGGCCGCGCACGAGCTCGGTCTGGTCGACCAGCTTGGCGGTCTCGAGGCCGCGGTCGCTGCGGCCGCCGGGCGTGCGGGCCTCAGCGACTACGAGGTCGTGTGGCCGACGGCGGACGAGTCGCTGCAGCAGCGCCTGCTACGCAAGCTGACGGGTTTTGCCGAGGATTTGGGCATCGATGCCGGTTTCGCCGCCAGGCCCTCACCGCTCGCCCGCCTGCTTGCAGAGGTGCAGGCACCGGCCGCCGACCTGCTGCGCTGGAACGATCCGCAGCACCTGTACATGCATTGCCTGTGCGAGGCGCCGTGA